In a single window of the Elaeis guineensis isolate ETL-2024a chromosome 4, EG11, whole genome shotgun sequence genome:
- the LOC105043888 gene encoding SNF2 domain-containing protein CLASSY 4-like — MDCVARRTRSRRALSGGAWLAVTSRLRGRGAAVHSSGDGVSGSSSAGGGREVAGISDSPAGLGFHERSDTSVGTPGPEVIVLDDDGEEEDGGRGIGGDCKKGSSSKGNGGRRSSRKSTYVDEAVELGAGPPPPGFWKGGESGSSSDRKAVIAVSDLKGDDSEATVEDRTRSKSGSNDVKSASWSGSDAASGGLNACDHEAREGEMLEVNVADRKLEAKEACDAGGEREIDEIEDCNGEVEVLETNDANVEEKDQEFEVDEGGTHEVHEPNIKSGSQESQQTGKQGVSHNLVGTNGERKDQEFEIADRKTHEVCEPDVEFRAQESQQTGKERGSHNLADANGERKDQDVEVDEGKTHEVHEPNVEFEAQECQESGRKDGSNILADAGGRMDVLDINGADEEEDAEIGSDTRSAQEVKYLVTTSCVARRTRSKMGKQRRVSYTQYFNVELSDDSEDEEDDEEEEEEDDSCYESDNAEAENTRIMSESGQKECGENGQSYKVKPDVRSFGGEVREDPANGSIAVAHHARSCFDSEPHKKKPKVEFAGNPLCINVDESDSEDKFCFSSGTDNGKGSGRKNQIKSGGGGNRIDMEWREWTRREEPWLVKTKKRKRLQSLKNTCLFNLLVDTICNEQKKLTENLVSPKEQCSPSNVKPSCNKDIFPCIFSFADEDDKSIEKSDFEKVLDELWADLEFALESNNIGTYNNDEGQIEVDILEDESDLLTLCSQGKHQFILDERIGTRCKFCSFVNMEIKYIIPSLATHICEGSARINSAKVEGTLLFDDLCRTVKDDGKPNSCGLPKGTVWELIPGIKDKMYEHQQEAFEFMWKNLAGGIDLDELKSGARSDVIGGCVISHAPGTGKTRLSIIFIQTYMKVFPECRPVIVAPSGMLLTWEEEFRKWNVDVPIHNLNAPDYSGREDIAFRQLAAKEHRNISLMRLVKLYSWVKGSSILGISYGLFKKLTADNSCDPKLSQVLLERPGLLVLDEGHTPRNERSLIWKALGKIKTEKRIILSGTPFQNNFGELYNIMCLVKPKFAEKISIRPSKQGQRKAKFFSDMDQDFLPEKNEGKGIWVSLTNHVTDDNAEEVRSILKPFVHIHSGNILNTLPGLRECVIELDPPPHQKDIIEKMEHIGSNVIFENEYKTSLASIHPSLVTYLNLSEEEETLLDRPLLEKQKLNPYIGVKTRFVMEVVRLCEALKEKVLIFSQYIQPLSMIKDQLIKLFNWSEGKEVLQMDGKIRTKYRQSSIDIFNDMESEARVLLASTKACCEGISLTGASRVVLLDVVWNPAVGRQAISRAYRIGQKKFVYTYNLMTSGTGERDKYDRQAKKDHLSKLVFSTEIDFTNVRKSSSQAKEQHSSKLISEDKILEEMTAHDKVKGMFLKIYYPPKGICA, encoded by the exons ATGGATTGCGTCGCGAGAAGAACGCGCAGCCGGAGGGCCCTAAGTGGAGGGGCCTGGCTCGCAGTCACGTCCCGCCTCCGCGGACGCGGTGCCGCCGTGCACTCCAGCGGCGATGGCGTGAGCGGCTCCTCCTCCGCCGGCGGAGGGCGGGAGGTGGCTGGGATTTCGGATTCCCCTGCTGGATTGGGATTCCATGAGAGGAGCGACACTTCGGTTGGGACACCGGGCCCGGAAGTGATCGTCCTCGACGACGACGGTGAGGAGGAGGATGGAGGAAGAGGAATTGGTGGGGATTGCAAGAAAGGGTCTTCTTCGAAGGGGAATGGCGGCCGCCGGAGTTCTCGGAAGTCCACTTACGTGGATGAGGCGGTGGAATTGGGAGCTGGGCCACCACCACCGGGGTTCTGGAAAGGAGGGGAGTCCGGGTCGTCCTCCGATCGGAAAGCGGTCATCGCTGTATCGGATCTCAAGGGTGACGATAGCGAGGCCACCGTGGAAGATCGAACGAGGTCGAAATCAGGTTCTAATGATGTAAAATCGGCTTCTTGGAGCGGTTCAGACGCTGCTAGTGGGGGATTGAATGCTTGCGATCATGAAGCAAGAGAAGGGGAAATGCTTGAAGTCAATGTTGCCGATAGAAAGTTGGAAGCTAAAGAAGCCTGTGATGCCGGTGGAGAAAGGGAAATTGATGAAATCGAGGATTGTAATGGGGAAGTTGAAGTTCTAGAAACTAACGATGCTAATGTAGAAGAAAAAGATCAGGAATTTGAGGTTGATGAAGGGGGAACCCATGAAGTTCACGAACCCAATATCAAATCTGGATCTCAAGAATCTCAACAAACTGGCAAACAAGGGGTAAGTCACAATCTTGTCGGCACCAATGGAGAAAGAAAAGATCAGGAATTTGAGATTGCTGACAGGAAAACCCATGAAGTTTGTGAACCCGATGTTGAATTCAGAGCTCAAGAATCTCAACAAACTGGCAAAGAACGGGGGAGTCATAATCTTGCTGATGCCAATGGAGAAAGAAAAGATCAGGATGTCGAGGTTGATGAAGGGAAAACCCATGAAGTTCATGAACCCAATGTCGAATTTGAAGCTCAAGAATGTCAAGAAAGTGGCAGAAAAGATGGAAGTAACATTCTTGCTGACGCTGGAGGGCGGATGGATGTGTTGGACATTAATGGTGCTGATGAAGAAGAGGATGCTGAGATAGGCAGTGACACAAGAAGTGCTCAGGAAGTTAAGTATTTGGTGACAACTTCTTGTGTCGCAAGGAGGACTCGATCGAAAATGGGGAAGCAGAGGAGAGTGTCGTACACTCAATACTTCAACGTGGAATTGTCGGATGATTCGGAGGACGAGGAGGATgacgaagaggaggaggaggaagatgaCTCCTGTTATGAAAGTGACAATGCTGAGGCTGAGAACACCAGGATAATGAGCGAAAGTGGCCAGAAGGAGTGTGGGGAGAATGGGCAGAGCTACAAGGTTAAGCCAGATGTAAGAAGTTTCGGTGGTGAGGTCCGTGAGGATCCTGCAAATGGGAGTATAGCAGTTGCTCACCATGCTCGATCTTGTTTTGATTCAGAGCCTCACAAGAAGAAACCGAAGGTTGAGTTTGCAGGTAATCCACTCTGTATAAATGTGGATGAATCAGACTCGGAGGACAAGTTTTGTTTCTCATCTGGTACGGATAACGGGAAGGGCAGTGGCAGAAAGAATCAGATTAAGAGTGGTGGCGGCGGCAACAGGATAGATATGGAATGGAGAGAATGGACAAGGCGAGAGGAACCATGGCTGGTGAAAACCAAGAAGAGAAAGCGTTTGCAGTCATTGAAGAATACCTGCCTCTTTAATCTCCTTGTTGATACCATTTGCAACGAACAAAAGAAGCTTACGGAGAATTTGGTTTCTCCCAAGGAACAATGTTCTCCATCAAACGTGAAACCGTCTTGCAACAAGGATATATTTCCATGCATATTCTCGTTCGCAGATGAAGATGACAAATCTATTGAAAAGTCAGATTTTGAGAAAGTGCTGGATGAATTATGGGCTGATTTGGAATTTGCTCTAGAGTCGAACAATATTGGTACCTACAATAATGATGAG GGTCAAATAGAAGTTGATATACTAGAGGATGAATCCGATCTATTGACATTATGTTCTCAAGGGAAACATCAGTTTATTCTTGATGAGCGGATAGGAACTAGATGCAAGTTCTGCTCCTTTGTGAATATGGAGATCAAATACATAATACCATCTTTG GCAACACACATTTGCGAAGGGTCAGCTAGGATAAACTCTGCTAAGGTGGAAGGCACACTTTTATTTGATGACCTTTGTAGAACGGTTAAAGATGATGGTAAACCAAATTCATGTGGTCTTCCAAAGGGAACTGTATGGGAACTCATTCCGGGGATTAAGGATAAAATGTATGAACATCAGCAGGAAGCATTTGAGTTTATGTGGAAAAATCTTGCTGGAGGAATTGACCTTGATGAGCTGAAGTCCGGTGCTAGATCTGATGTCATTGGTGGGTGTGTGATTTCACATGCCCCAGGGACAGGAAAGACGCGATTATCAATAATCTTTATCCAAACATACATGAAGGTTTTCCCAGAATGCAGACCTGTAATTGTCGCTCCTAGTGGAATGCTCCTCACGTGGGAAGAAGAATTCAGAAAATGGAACGTGGACGTTCCAATTCATAATTTGAATGCTCCAGACTACTCTGGGAGGGAAGATATTGCCTTCCGTCAGTTGGCAGCAAAAGAACATCGAAATATCAGTTTAATGCGTCTAGTGAAATTATATTCATGGGTCAAAGGTAGCAGTATCCTAGGAATAAGCTACGGCTTGTTCAAAAAGCTAACAGCAGACAACTCTTGTGACCCAAAATTGAGTCAGGTCCTGCTTGAGAGGCCAGGTTTGCTTGTTCTTGATGAAGGGCACACACCCAGAAATGAACGCAGTCTCATTTGGAAGGCTCTGGGAAAAATCAAAACAGAAAAACGTATCATCCTTTCTGGAACtccttttcaaaataattttggggAGCTTTACAATATTATGTGTCTGGTAAAACCTAAATTTGCTGAAAAGATCTCAATTAGACCATCAAAACAAGGTCAAAGAAAGGCAAAATTCTTCTCGGATATGGATCAAGACTTCTTACCAGAAAAGAATGAAGGAAAAGGGATTTGGGTTTCTCTAACTAATCATGTTACTGATGATAATGCAGAAGAAGTAAGATCAATATTAAAACCATTTGTGCATATTCATAGTGGCAATATCCTCAACACTCTTCCTGGTTTGAGGGAATGTGTAATTGAATTAGATCCACCACCTCACCAAAAAGACATCATTGAGAAAATGGAACACATCGGATCGAATGTTATCTTTGAGAATGAATATAAGACCTCCCTGGCTTCTATTCATCCTTCATTAGTCACTTATTTGAACTTGTCTGAGGAGGAGGAAACTCTTTTAGACAGACCTTTGCTAGAGAAACAGAAGTTGAACCCCTATATAGGGGTGAAAACAAGATTTGTAATGGAAGTTGTTCGACTTTGTGAAGCATTAAAAGAGAAGGTTTTGATTTTCAGTCAGTATATTCAGCCACTGTCTATGATAAAGGACCAACTGATCAAGTTATTCAACTGGAGTGAAGGGAAGGAGGTGTTACAGATGGATGGCAAGATCCGCACAAAATATCGTCAATCCTCAATTGATATTTTCAATGATATGGAAAGTGAAGCAAGGGTGCTGCTTGCATCAACAAAGGCTTGCTGTGAAGGGATAAGCCTAACCGGAGCTTCAAGGGTTGTACTTCTGGATGTTGTGTGGAACCCTGCAGTAGGGAGACAAGCCATCAGCCGAGCATATAGAATTGGGCAGAAGAAATTTGTGTACACTTACAACCTGATGACAAGTGGAACAGGGGAAAGAGACAAATATGACAGACAAGCTAAAAAGGATCATCTTTCTAAATTAGTGTTTTCCACTGAAATTGATTTTACTAATGTCAGAAAGAGTTCATCACAGGCCAAAGAGCAACACTCATCTAAATTGATTTCcgaagataaaattttagaagagatGACCGCACATGACAAAGTAAAGGGCATGTTTCTGAAGATTTACTATCCACCAAAGGGTATATGTGCTTAA
- the LOC140856883 gene encoding uncharacterized protein, which yields MAKGVIWATAEDLARNRGKVLSLYRQILRSLNSPDLPLTPAARLSKKAEVRTIFLFGSEDRSLHNIADLIDAAEYSLSVLKKGRLP from the coding sequence ATGGCAAAAGGAGTGATATGGGCGACTGCAGAGGATTTGGCAAGGAATCGAGGGAAAGTGCTGTCTTTGTACCGTCAAATTCTGAGAAGCCTCAACTCCCCAGATCTCCCGCTCACCCCTGCTGCCCGCCTTTCCAAGAAAGCAGAGGTTCGCACCATCTTCTTGTTTGGATCCGAGGATCGATCCCTCCACAACATTGcggatctcatcgatgctgcggAGTACTCGCTCTCCGTTCTTAAGAAAGGACGCCTTCCATAA